Proteins from one Dermacentor variabilis isolate Ectoservices chromosome 1, ASM5094787v1, whole genome shotgun sequence genomic window:
- the LOC142564548 gene encoding ATP synthase F(1) complex subunit alpha, mitochondrial-like has product MAFVSRRLACTLARQFPKQTPKLKPAHEAISALALRKLSTTPCSYASAGAAEVSSILEERILGQTSATDLEETGRVLSIGDGIARVYGLKNIQAEEMVEFSSGLKGMALNLEPDNVGIVVFGNDRLIKEGDIVKRTGAIVDVPVGPELLGRVVDALGNPIDGKGPITCKSRARVGVKAPGIIPRISVKEPMLTGIKAVDSLVPIGRGQRELIIGDRQTGKTAIAIDGIINQKRFNEGSDEKKKLFCIYVAIGQKRSTVAQILKRLSQSDAMKYTIIVSATASDAAPLQYLAPYAGCAMGEYFRDNGMHALIIYDDLSKQAVAYRQMSLLLRRPPGREAYPGDVFYLHSRLLERAAKMNDNFGGGSLTALPVIETQAGDVSAYIPTNVISITDGQIFLETELFYKGIRPAINVGLSVSRVGSAAQTKAMKQVAGSMKLELAQYREVAAFAQFGSDLDAATQQLLNRGVRLTELLKQGQYTPMAIEDQVAVIYTGVRGYLDKLDPAKINDFEKEYLQHIRSHHKDILATIAQEGHISEATDAKLKNIVTSFMANFTA; this is encoded by the coding sequence ATGGCTTTCGTCTCTCGCAGATTGGCCTGCACCTTGGCCAGGCAATTCCCGAAGCAAACGCCGAAACTTAAGCCCGCTCACGAAGCGATAAGTGCGCTCGCATTACGAAAGCTTTCGACCACGCCATGCTCCTATGCATCCGCCGGTGCGGCCGAGGTTTCCAGCATCCTCGAGGAGCGTATCCTGGGCCAGACCTCTGCAACTGACCTCGAAGAAACCGGCCGCGTGCTCAGCATTGGAGACGGCATCGCCCGCGTCTATGGCCTCAAGAACATACAAGCCGAAGAGATGGTGGAATTTTCGAGCGGATTGAAAGGTATGGCCCTTAACTTGGAGCCGGACAACGTGGGTATCGTCGTGTTCGGTAACGACAGGCTTATTAAGGAGGGTGACATTGTGAAGCGTACCGGAGCTATTGTCGACGTGCCGGTCGGTCCCGAACTCCTTGGTCGCGTTGTGGATGCCCTTGGCAATCCCATAGATGGCAAAGGACCCATAACTTGCAAATCCCGTGCTCGTGTCGGCGTGAAGGCGCCTGGCATTATCCCGCGTATCTCAGTAAAGGAGCCTATGCTTACAGGAATCAAAGCCGTAGACAGCTTGGTCCCTATCGGTCGTGGACAGCGAGAGCTCATTATTGGAGACAGGCAAACTGGCAAAACTGCTATTGCTATCGATGGAATTATCAACCAGAAGCGTTTCAATGAAGGCTCGGACGAGAAGAAAAAGCTGTTCTGTATTTACGTCGCCATTGGACAGAAGAGGAGTACAGTCGCGCAGATTTTAAAACGGTTGAGCCAGTCCGATGCCATGAAGTACACCATCATCGTCAGTGCAACCGCCTCGGACGCTGCTCCGCTTCAATACCTCGCTCCCTATGCTGGGTGCGCCATGGGCGAATACTTCCGCGACAACGGCATGCATGCCCTCATCATCTACGACGATTTGTCCAAGCAGGCCGTCGCCTACCGTCAAATGTCTCTGCTGCTGCGACGGCCCCCAGGTCGCGAGGCGTATCCTGGCGATGTCTTCTACCTTCACTCCCGTCTCCTTGAGCGAGCAGCCAAGATGAACGACAACTTTGGCGGCGGCTCCCTGACTGCTTTGCCAGTGATCGAAACGCAGGCCGGTGATGTCTCGGCCTACATTCCCACCAACGTCATTTCCATCACCGATGGCCAGATTTTCCTTGAAACTGAACTTTTTTACAAGGGTATTCGGCCGGCTATCAACGTCGGGTTGTCTGTAAGTCGTGTCGGCTCAGCTGCCCAGACTAAGGCCATGAAGCAAGTCGCAGGGTCCATGAAGCTGGAACTTGCCCAATACCGTGAAGTTGCTGCTTTCGCACAATTTGGCTCCGACCTTGATGCAGCCACACAACAACTGTTAAACAGGGGTGTGCGGCTCACAGAACTGCTGAAGCAAGGTCAGTACACACCAATGGCAATTGAAGACCAAGTCGCAGTCATCTACACTGGTGTCCGTGGGTATCTTGACAAACTCGACCCTGCCAAGATCAACGACTTTGAGAAGGAGTACCTTCAGCACATTCGAAGCCACCACAAGGACATCCTGGCTACCATTGCTCAAGAAGGCCACATCAGTGAAGCTACAGATGCAAAATTGAAGAACATTGTCACCTCATTCATGGCTAACTTCACAGCATAA